A genome region from Paramisgurnus dabryanus chromosome 12, PD_genome_1.1, whole genome shotgun sequence includes the following:
- the LOC135737945 gene encoding trace amine-associated receptor 4-like encodes MSFNETEDILLCYPLHPDSCPRAHRLTVVKVAMYAFISLMILMTVFGNLLIIISISHFKQLQSPTHLIIQSLAVCDCLLGSLVMPYSMVRSVEGCWFLGDVICKVHSSFDTTLCFSSLIHLSLISIDRYWAICDPLRYKMRITNNTVTVSITLTWIFTFVYSFSVVFSGVNAVGLEALILQMSCFGGCVLFFNKEWALTGVILLFIIPGTIMSSLYIIIFNVVKKHAKVLSEKVSVTTTGVNSQSSAHRERKAAKTLALVMGVFFICWMPYVIAAAVDPFLSFVTPADVFEALCWFAYFNSACNPLIYGFFYPHFQKAFKTLISTYICGFNHSHTLTFE; translated from the coding sequence ATGTCTTTCAATGAGACTGAAGATATTCTTCTGTGTTATCCTTTACATCCAGACTCTTGTCCTAGAGCTCATCGTCTCACTGTTGTTAAAGTGGCAATGTACGCTTTCATTTCACTCATGATCCTCATGACAGTTTTTGGGAATCTGCTGAtcatcatctccatctctcacttcaaaCAGCTTCAGTCTCCAACTCATCTGATCATTCAGTCATTGGCTGTGTGTGACTGTCTGCTGGGTTCACTGGTGATGCCCTACAGTATGGTGCGATCTGTCGAGGGATGCTGGTTTTTGGGAGATGTTATTTGTAAAGTTCATTCTAGCTTTGACACAACCctctgtttttcttctttaatacATCTTAGTTTAATATCTATTGATAGATACTGGGCCATCTGTGACCCTCTGAGGTACAAAATGAGGATCACAAACAACACTGTGACTGTATCAATCACTCTTACATGGATCTTTACATTTGTGTACAGCTTTTCTGTTGTGTTTTCAGGGGTAAATGCTGTTGGTCTTGAAGCTCTTATATTACAGATGTCTTGTTTTGGTggctgtgttttgttttttaacaaagaaTGGGCACTTACTGGTGTAatcttgttatttattattccaGGAACTATAATGAGCTCTCTGTATATCATCATATTCAATGTTGTGAAAAAACACGCAAAGGTTTTGTCAGAGAAAGTGTCTGTGACCACCACAGGTGTTAACAGTCAAAGCTCTGcacacagagaaagaaaagcaGCTAAAACTCTGGCTCTTGTTATGGGCGTTTTCTTTATCTGCTGGATGCCTTATGTTATTGCTGCTGCTGTTGATCCTTTCTTAAGTTTTGTGACCCCAGCTGATGTTTTTGAGGCTTTATGTTGGTTTGCATATTTTAACTCCGCTTGTAATCCTTTGatctatggatttttttatccTCACTTTCAGAAGGCCTTTAAGACTCTCATATCCACTTATATCTGTGGATTCAATCATTCACATACTCTGACATTTGAATGA